One window from the genome of Schistocerca piceifrons isolate TAMUIC-IGC-003096 chromosome 1, iqSchPice1.1, whole genome shotgun sequence encodes:
- the LOC124804566 gene encoding uncharacterized protein LOC124804566, with amino-acid sequence ADGDGGGDDGERLVRECEQYLSSHELRAQGPAADAAASDCSRSGSASSVSESGGASSSSLPPDGAAGLKRRRNLVGRCVNKVRSLIRK; translated from the coding sequence gccgacggcgacggcggcggcgacgacggggAGCGGCTGGTGCGCGAGTGCGAGCAGTACCTGAGCAGCCACGAGCTGCGCGCGCAGGGCCCGGCCGCGGACGCAGCCGCGTCGGACTGTAGCCGCTCCGGGTCGGCGTCGTCCGTGTCGGAGAGCGGCGGCGCGTCCAGCTCGTCGCTGCCACCGGACGGCGCGGCCGGCCTGAAGCGCAGGCGCAACCTGGTGGGCCGCTGTGTCAACAAGGTGCGCTCGCTGATCCGCAAGTAG